A DNA window from Gigantopelta aegis isolate Gae_Host chromosome 4, Gae_host_genome, whole genome shotgun sequence contains the following coding sequences:
- the LOC121371718 gene encoding double zinc ribbon and ankyrin repeat-containing protein 1-like, giving the protein MTAGSILVPTIIPLRAPGLGRKNIIDSSTKIEIRTETPDTIIHYTINGTKPDPFQRLGEKCTLQYRGPFTLPAGKQNIKAVAVSKDGMRESNVVSKVFDVEYVPPPPMEPIDDDLGFQEEWAKERTKMEVKRAASKLVTSPQSAWMDVAKMKESQQMIADMAVTGSNRRRPGTGPRFLNSRRSNITDVVSFDDLDVKKLQRSLPQNSVQAMRLQRETDFLKCIHCFADRPSDPFARFCTTCGHQIPPIPQTRISPPEPGQMGMCVYCKSMVPFNTVTCVVCEGPIPVQNQPMASIKLSNRLVCTLCGTANPSNLIMCVTCDTRLPTTAQQRAIFSGLSAPPVTNPDKRYITCTKCNRVNNGDARFCDWCGAKPSQPSGALQCSKCSATNHPYSTFCGSCGIQIQAPSRIEYRPVSNYSSELMPVTIGVIPASGIKPMTTVAVQTVGLFYPSQRELDKKNDEDAEKIAFEKQMRDRRPLLTSISPGRGYWRKQVDHICQHLKAKAQNDAEFRALIGEPKMGKMITSSIQEDGYELSLNLTFALRGNKDPFIGKRLGVSHQGYLSMHTEHDSLGSYISDSEVSEDRMTPISNRKKSGKRVKAKKKSESKLSPINLKMMRELGSSGEGSPGNLQQYIDEGADVTCVNKNGLPVLHVAVIKNRVDCIPVIIDAGADINRKGPSSIKGNTALHEAVNLGPSGLKMIDCLLSYGADQNKKNDRGETPYDLAAKAGFDNIIKKFASALGQSQLDKMIKPRN; this is encoded by the exons ATGACAGCAGGGTCGATCCTTGTGCCCACGATTATCCCTCTTAGGGCTCCTGGGCTTGGAAGGAAAAATATCATCGACTCAAGTACCAAGATTGAGATCAGAACAG AAACCCCTGACACGATTATTCACTACACTATCAATGGTACGAAGCCTGATCCATTCCAGCGCCTGGGAGAGAAGTGTACCTTACAGTACCGGGGACCTTTCACACTGCCAGCTGGCAAGCAGAACATCAAGGCTGTGGCCGTGTCCAA GGATGGGATGCGAGAAAGTAATGTCGTCTCAAAAGTATTTGATGTGGAGTATGTTCCTCCTCCACCCATGGAACCCATTGATGATGACCTCGGCTTTCAGGAAGAGTGGGCAAAAGAGAGAACAAAA ATGGAGGTGAAACGAGCAGCCTCGAAGCTGGTGACCTCCCCTCAGTCAGCCTGGATGGATGTGGCCAAAATGAAGGAAAGTCAACAGATGATTGCTG ATATGGCTGTAACTGGCTCCAATCGAAGAAGACCGGGCACTGGACCACGATTTCTAAATTCAAGACGTTCAAACATAACTGATGTGGTg tcgTTTGATGACCTTGATGTGAAAAAGCTCCAGCGAAGCCTCCCACAGAACTCCGTACAAGCTATGAGGCTCCAGAGAGAAACAGATTTTCTAAA ATGTATCCACTGTTTTGCTGACCGACCGTCAGATCCGTTTGCTCGATTCTGTACGACATGTGGCCACCAGATTCCACCTATACCTCAGACTCGCATCTCACCACCGGAACCTGGCCAG ATGGGCATGTGTGTGTACTGTAAGTCCATGGTGCCTTTCAACACTGTGACATGCGTGGTGTGTGAGGGTCCGATTCCCGTCCAGAACCAGCCAATGGCTAGCATCAAGCTGTCCAACCGGCTTGTGTGCACGCTGTGTGGAACTGCCAACCCCAGCAACCTGATTATGTGTGTCACCTGTGACACCCGCCTTCCCACCACTGCACAACAG AGAGCTATTTTCTCTGGACTGTCAGCACCGCCTGTTACCAACCCAGACAAGAGATATATAACATGCACCAAGTGTAACCGCGTCAACAATGGGGATGCTCGATTCTGTGACTGGTGTGGAGCAAAG CCATCACAGCCATCCGGTGCCTTGCAGTGTTCTAAGTGTAGTGCCACCAATCACCCGTACAGCACGTTCTGTGGCTCGTGTGGAATCCAGATTCAGGCGCCGTCACGCATTGAGTACAG aCCTGTTTCAAATTATAGTTCGGAG TTGATGCCTGTCACTATTGGTGTGATACCGGCGAGTGGCATCAAACCGATGACCACGGTCGCTGTGCAGACAGTCGGCTTGTTCTACCCGTCCCAGCGAGAGCTCGACAAAAAGAATGATGAAGATGCGGAAAAGATCGCGTTTGAGAAACAGATGCGCGATCGCCGGCCTCTCCTGACCTCCATCAGTCCAGGGAGAg GATACTGGAGGAAGCAGGTTGACCACATTTGTCAGCATCTTAAGGCGAAGGCTCAGAATGATGCAGAATTTAGAGCTCTTATTGGCGAACCCAAAATGGGAAAG ATGATAACAAGTTCCATCCAGGAAGATGGTTATGAACTCTCTCTGAACTTGACGTTTGCCTTGCGTGGCAACAAGGATCCCTTCATCGGCAAGCGGCTGGGCGTGTCCCATCAGGGCTACCTCAGCATGCACACAGAACACGACTCTCTTGGCAGTTACATCAGTGATTCAGAAG TGAGTGAAGATCGAATGACTCCGATATCAAACCGAAAGAAGTCTGGCAAAAGAGTTAAAGCAAAAAAGAAGTCTGAATCCAAGTTATCT CCTATCAACTTAAAAATGATGCGAGAACTTGGATCAAGTGGTGAGGGATCTCCAGGTAATCTACAACAGTACATCGATGAG GGAGCTGATGTGACTTGTGTGAACAAGAATGGCCTGCCAGTTCTGCACGTGGCTGTCATTAAGAACAGGGTAGACTGTATTCCAGTCATTATTGATGCTGGTGCCGATATCAACAGGAAAGGACCTTCATCCAT AAAAGGAAACACTGCCCTGCATGAAGCTGTGAACCTGGGTCCTTCAGGTCTCAAGATGATCGACTGTCTACTTAG tTACGGAGCCGATCAGAACAAGAAGAATGACCGCGGTGAAACTCCCTATGACCTGGCTGCTAAAGCTGGCTTTGATAACATCATCAAGAAGTTTGCCTCTGCTCTCGGGCAGTCCCAGCTAGACAAGATGATCAAACCCCGCAACTAA